The following proteins are encoded in a genomic region of Rhizobium sp. CCGE531:
- a CDS encoding O-antigen ligase family protein, translating to MSAIDFPSSRVAQPQLAAMRLVGTASVAIGVFLSGFVIAEPAPYELWLAFLIGTWFVLGLKISRSIAPLLALFLAFNVGGMLSITQMHDLTAGNHLDGPIYIAVSTFLALSSVFYAAIVEDSERRLKLIFNTWVVAALITASLGILGYFHAVPGFDIFTRYDRAMGAFQDPNVFGPYLVTPSIYLMHGILIGDLKKAPIKGICLFVLAFGIFLSFSRAAWALFAFASMMLIFCMLLKHRSNRFRLRILVMSLTAIILMVVLLVVALQFPQVSDLFSTRTQLVQSYDGGHLGRFERHGIGFMMSMERPLGIGPLVFGQIFREDEHNTWLKTLTTYGWLGFVTWISMICWTIYIGFRNLLRERPWQPFVMIAWIVILGHVGIGNVIDTDHWRHLYMLIGIVWGCGALEQKYQRSLSRREAAP from the coding sequence TTGAGCGCGATCGATTTTCCATCATCCCGCGTCGCCCAGCCGCAGCTTGCCGCAATGCGGCTGGTCGGTACGGCGAGCGTCGCCATCGGCGTGTTTCTCTCCGGCTTCGTGATCGCGGAGCCGGCGCCTTACGAGCTGTGGCTCGCCTTTCTCATCGGCACGTGGTTCGTCCTCGGGCTGAAGATATCGCGGAGCATCGCTCCGCTTCTGGCTCTGTTCCTGGCATTCAACGTCGGCGGCATGCTCTCGATCACGCAGATGCATGATCTCACCGCCGGCAACCATCTGGACGGTCCGATCTATATCGCCGTATCCACCTTTCTGGCGCTGAGCTCCGTCTTCTATGCGGCTATCGTCGAAGATAGCGAAAGACGGCTGAAGCTGATCTTCAACACCTGGGTGGTGGCGGCGCTGATCACCGCAAGCCTCGGCATCCTCGGCTATTTCCATGCCGTGCCGGGTTTCGACATCTTCACCCGCTACGACCGCGCCATGGGCGCCTTTCAAGATCCGAACGTCTTCGGTCCCTATCTGGTGACACCGAGCATCTACCTCATGCACGGCATCCTGATCGGCGACCTGAAGAAAGCGCCGATCAAGGGCATCTGCCTCTTCGTTCTGGCCTTCGGTATCTTCCTCTCCTTCTCCCGCGCGGCCTGGGCACTGTTCGCATTCGCCTCGATGATGCTGATCTTCTGCATGCTGCTGAAGCATCGCAGCAATAGGTTCCGCCTGCGCATTTTGGTGATGTCGCTGACGGCGATCATCCTGATGGTCGTCCTGCTGGTGGTCGCGCTGCAGTTTCCGCAGGTCAGCGACCTGTTTTCCACGCGCACGCAGCTCGTGCAGAGCTATGACGGCGGGCATCTCGGCCGTTTCGAACGCCACGGCATCGGCTTCATGATGTCGATGGAACGGCCGCTCGGCATAGGACCGCTGGTCTTCGGTCAAATCTTTCGCGAGGACGAGCACAATACCTGGCTGAAGACGCTGACCACATACGGCTGGCTCGGCTTCGTCACCTGGATCAGCATGATCTGCTGGACCATCTATATCGGCTTCCGCAACCTCCTGAGGGAGCGGCCCTGGCAACCCTTCGTGATGATCGCCTGGATCGTCATTCTCGGCCATGTCGGCATCGGCAATGTCATCGATACCGACCATTGGCGCCATCTTTACATGTTGATCGGCATCGTCTGGGGCTGCGGCGCTCTCGAGCAAAAGTATCAGCGTAGTTTGAGTAGAAGGGAAGCAGCGCCTTGA
- a CDS encoding undecaprenyl-phosphate glucose phosphotransferase — MNTTEKSEQFNLDNIRKQVSEIRTRDSDEPRGDRPSSLNAYARQIAEQFRETNQSPAIIVGQYRLFEFLSLLALGLAILFFGTAAGNHPFVSKAAVTVALSGLAIVFLQIADAYQIPMLRAPHRFLHRILGSWAAAFAVMAIALIPFDINNIYSFHLLGLWLAAGAGFLLVARLLFAYGIRNWARNGIMERRAVIIGGGEPAKELIRALEHQPDNDIRICGIFDDRGEKRSPVMVAGYPKLGTVMELVEFARLVRVDMLIIALPISAEDRILQLLKMLWVLPVDIRLAAHANKLRFRPRAYSHVGAVPMLDIFNKPIRDWDGVAKRIFDIFFSLVALALLWPVMLGAAIAVKATSRGPVFFMQKRHGFNNEIIKVFKFRSMYTHMSDPTARNAVTKNDPRVTPVGRFIRKTSIDELPQLFNVLLGSLSLVGPRPHAVLAASHNRTYADVVEGYFARHRVKPGVTGWAQINGWRGEIDSDDKIKFRTAYDLYYIENWSLLFDLKILFLTPFRLLNTENAY; from the coding sequence ATGAACACTACTGAGAAGTCCGAGCAATTTAACTTGGACAATATTCGCAAGCAGGTTTCGGAAATCCGCACCCGCGATTCCGACGAGCCGCGCGGCGACCGCCCGAGCAGCTTGAACGCCTATGCCCGGCAAATCGCCGAACAGTTTCGCGAAACCAATCAGTCTCCAGCGATCATCGTAGGGCAGTACCGGCTATTCGAGTTCCTGTCATTGCTTGCCCTCGGGCTCGCAATCCTTTTCTTCGGAACGGCGGCGGGCAATCACCCCTTCGTGTCGAAGGCTGCCGTAACCGTCGCGCTCAGCGGGCTCGCCATCGTGTTTCTGCAGATCGCCGACGCCTATCAGATACCGATGCTGCGCGCGCCGCATCGCTTCCTGCACCGGATTCTCGGATCGTGGGCTGCCGCCTTTGCGGTCATGGCCATCGCCCTTATCCCGTTCGACATCAACAACATCTATTCGTTCCACCTTCTCGGCCTGTGGCTCGCGGCGGGCGCGGGTTTCCTGCTCGTCGCCCGGTTGCTTTTCGCCTACGGCATTCGCAATTGGGCCCGCAACGGCATCATGGAAAGACGCGCCGTGATCATCGGCGGAGGCGAACCCGCCAAGGAACTCATCCGCGCGCTGGAACACCAGCCAGACAACGACATCCGCATCTGCGGCATCTTCGATGATCGCGGAGAAAAGCGCTCACCCGTCATGGTCGCCGGCTATCCCAAGCTGGGTACGGTGATGGAACTCGTCGAATTCGCCCGCCTCGTGCGCGTCGACATGCTGATCATCGCGCTTCCGATCAGCGCCGAAGACCGCATCCTGCAGCTGCTCAAGATGCTGTGGGTGCTGCCCGTCGACATTCGCCTGGCCGCGCATGCCAACAAGCTGCGGTTCCGCCCACGCGCCTATTCGCATGTCGGCGCCGTGCCGATGCTCGATATCTTCAACAAGCCGATCCGCGATTGGGACGGCGTTGCCAAGCGCATCTTCGACATCTTCTTCAGCCTGGTGGCACTTGCCCTGCTTTGGCCGGTGATGCTAGGCGCCGCGATCGCCGTGAAGGCAACCTCGAGGGGGCCGGTCTTCTTCATGCAGAAGCGCCACGGCTTCAATAATGAGATCATCAAGGTCTTCAAGTTCCGCTCCATGTATACGCATATGAGCGATCCGACGGCGCGCAACGCCGTGACGAAGAACGATCCACGCGTCACCCCTGTCGGCCGCTTCATCCGCAAGACGTCGATCGACGAGCTGCCGCAGCTTTTCAACGTGCTGCTCGGCAGCCTCTCCCTGGTCGGTCCGCGGCCGCATGCCGTCCTTGCCGCCAGCCATAACCGCACCTATGCGGATGTCGTCGAAGGCTATTTCGCGCGCCATCGCGTCAAGCCCGGCGTGACCGGCTGGGCGCAGATCAACGGCTGGCGCGGCGAGATCGACAGCGACGACAAGATCAAGTTCCGTACGGCCTACGATCTCTACTACATCGAGAACTGGTCGTTGCTCTTCGATCTGAAGATCCTGTTCCTGACGCCGTTCCGTCTGCTCAATACGGAAAACGCCTATTGA
- a CDS encoding glycosyltransferase family 4 protein, translating into MARPLRILHCFRSPVGGIFRHVRDLVEEQSKAGHQVGILCDSLTGGEHEDRLFSDIAPFLALGVIRLPIRRQISLSDTATLWSSYKEIRSLRPDVLHGHGAKGGLLARLLGSILRVNRYRVARLYTAHGGSLHFPRASLQGMLVHSMERMLEFLTDGLIFICDFERRTYERKIGKPRTRSVMIYNGISERDFRNVPTRSDSVHFVYIGMLRDLKGPDLFVDAFARTERRIGRPLSALMIGDGPDRDKYQRMMTERGLGHRIGMLPAMRVQEAFAVSQNVIVPSRAEAMPYIVLEALAAGKTVIASRVGGIPEALGENSPALARPEDADDLSRVMAEAISEPEFGRRNMPHIETIRLNFSASAMARDTLRLYQNILGMDTDG; encoded by the coding sequence ATGGCCAGACCACTTCGAATCCTCCATTGCTTCAGATCGCCGGTCGGCGGGATTTTCCGCCATGTCCGCGACCTGGTGGAAGAGCAGAGCAAGGCGGGACACCAGGTCGGCATCCTTTGCGACAGCCTCACGGGGGGCGAGCATGAGGACCGCCTGTTCAGCGATATCGCACCCTTTCTGGCGCTTGGCGTGATCCGATTGCCGATCCGGCGGCAGATCAGCCTGTCGGATACCGCGACGCTTTGGAGCAGCTACAAGGAAATCAGGAGTTTGCGGCCGGACGTGCTGCATGGGCACGGCGCCAAGGGCGGCCTGCTTGCGCGCCTTCTCGGCTCGATCCTGCGGGTCAACAGGTATCGCGTAGCCCGCCTCTACACCGCGCATGGCGGCAGCCTGCACTTTCCTCGCGCCTCGCTGCAGGGCATGCTGGTGCATAGCATGGAACGCATGCTGGAGTTTCTGACCGACGGGCTGATCTTCATCTGCGACTTCGAGCGGCGCACCTACGAGAGGAAGATCGGCAAGCCGCGCACTCGCTCCGTGATGATCTACAACGGCATCAGCGAGCGGGATTTCCGCAATGTGCCGACACGATCGGACTCAGTGCATTTTGTCTACATCGGCATGCTGCGGGACCTCAAAGGTCCCGATCTGTTCGTGGACGCCTTTGCGAGGACAGAGCGTCGGATCGGCAGGCCGCTTTCGGCGCTGATGATCGGCGACGGGCCGGACAGGGACAAGTATCAGAGGATGATGACCGAACGCGGCCTCGGCCATCGCATAGGCATGCTTCCGGCCATGCGCGTCCAGGAGGCCTTTGCCGTGTCGCAGAACGTTATCGTTCCCTCCCGCGCCGAAGCCATGCCCTATATCGTCCTGGAGGCGCTTGCAGCCGGAAAGACCGTCATCGCCTCGCGCGTCGGCGGCATCCCGGAAGCGCTCGGCGAAAACAGTCCGGCACTCGCCAGGCCGGAGGACGCCGACGACCTGTCGCGCGTGATGGCCGAGGCGATAAGCGAGCCGGAGTTCGGCCGCCGCAACATGCCCCATATCGAAACAATCCGGTTGAACTTTTCGGCCTCGGCCATGGCGCGGGATACTCTGCGCCTGTATCAAAATATACTTGGCATGGACACCGACGGTTAG
- a CDS encoding polysaccharide biosynthesis/export family protein, whose protein sequence is MPFAKPKIFLALGVAAVSAALTGCNTYQPAPKAFNEATIQPYALDSGDRLRVTVFDQPGLTNTYTIDQAGYIAFPLIGQVPARGRTLQQLSGQIAQKLRQGYIRDPDVTIDIDRYRSVYIMGEVGQPGQYSYVPGMTIQNAIAVAGGFTSRANQSNADVTRKINAHVMTGRVGISDPVLAGDTIYVRERLF, encoded by the coding sequence ATGCCCTTCGCAAAGCCAAAGATCTTCCTGGCACTTGGCGTGGCAGCCGTGAGCGCCGCGCTTACCGGCTGCAATACCTATCAGCCCGCGCCGAAAGCCTTCAATGAGGCCACAATCCAGCCCTATGCGCTGGATAGTGGCGACCGGCTGCGCGTGACTGTGTTCGATCAGCCGGGATTGACCAATACCTATACGATCGATCAGGCCGGCTACATCGCCTTCCCGCTGATCGGCCAGGTGCCCGCCCGCGGCAGGACCTTGCAGCAACTCTCCGGCCAGATCGCGCAGAAGCTCCGCCAAGGCTACATCCGTGATCCCGACGTGACCATCGACATCGACCGCTATCGCTCGGTCTATATCATGGGCGAAGTCGGCCAGCCCGGCCAATATTCCTACGTGCCTGGAATGACGATCCAAAACGCCATTGCGGTTGCCGGCGGCTTCACGAGCCGGGCCAACCAATCCAATGCCGATGTCACCCGCAAGATCAACGCTCATGTCATGACGGGACGGGTCGGCATTTCGGATCCGGTGCTGGCAGGCGACACGATCTACGTCAGAGAGCGGTTGTTCTAA